One window from the genome of Gimesia aquarii encodes:
- a CDS encoding ABC transporter permease subunit, whose product MIFMLLILVILFSSLTVKEQHPTGASAGSQVGKTILKQYGKNARVLIVTRDTKEDRAFAEAVVEQLKTGGVDVIGQVNGSASDARKAIESLLAQGQTIDAIAANNVTAKWTVYDRFESVGSSKCITPTSYTWPNFLKLSNLMSVANQTSIYAIIAIGMTMVIITAGIDLSVGSLIALASVSSALFIRDYCGGAEASVMMVVLSACIGIGVCAAAGAFNGLMVTAFQIPPFIVTLGMMMMASGLSFRLAEGRSIPELPSASFWLGRGETFGLPNPVLVMIVLYLIAHILMSRTIFGRYIYAIGGNEEAARLSGVPVKRVLLTVYTICGALAGLGGIMLTSQLSAGDPKYGLMYELEVIAAVVVGGTSLMGGQGKVFGTLIGAFIIAVIKNGMNLTDVDPFNQKIVLGAVLTVAVLIDRLKRHTG is encoded by the coding sequence TCTTTGACAGTAAAAGAACAACATCCAACCGGAGCGAGTGCCGGTAGTCAGGTAGGTAAAACTATTTTGAAACAATATGGCAAAAACGCTCGCGTTCTTATCGTCACACGAGATACTAAAGAAGATCGGGCCTTCGCTGAGGCTGTGGTTGAGCAATTGAAGACAGGCGGGGTAGATGTTATCGGTCAGGTGAACGGTTCCGCTTCTGATGCACGGAAAGCAATTGAATCACTGCTTGCTCAAGGGCAAACCATCGATGCGATTGCGGCTAACAATGTGACCGCCAAATGGACAGTATATGACCGCTTTGAGTCGGTTGGTTCATCGAAATGCATCACACCAACGTCATACACATGGCCTAATTTTTTGAAACTCAGCAACCTTATGAGTGTTGCAAACCAGACTTCGATTTACGCGATCATTGCGATTGGCATGACGATGGTGATTATCACCGCAGGAATTGATCTGTCGGTTGGCTCCCTGATTGCACTCGCTTCGGTAAGCTCTGCGCTCTTCATTCGGGATTACTGTGGTGGGGCTGAGGCAAGTGTCATGATGGTTGTGCTCAGCGCTTGCATAGGAATTGGTGTTTGTGCTGCTGCTGGTGCCTTCAATGGTTTGATGGTCACGGCTTTTCAAATACCACCATTTATAGTGACATTGGGAATGATGATGATGGCCAGTGGCCTGTCATTTCGACTTGCAGAGGGGCGCTCAATCCCCGAGTTGCCATCAGCATCTTTTTGGTTAGGACGAGGAGAAACATTCGGCCTGCCAAACCCAGTTCTTGTAATGATCGTACTTTATTTGATTGCACATATTCTAATGTCGAGGACGATTTTTGGACGCTATATCTATGCAATTGGTGGGAACGAGGAAGCCGCGCGTTTGTCTGGTGTTCCTGTCAAACGAGTTTTATTGACAGTTTATACGATTTGTGGGGCACTTGCGGGTTTGGGAGGAATCATGCTGACGTCTCAACTCTCTGCGGGTGATCCCAAGTACGGATTAATGTACGAGCTGGAAGTGATTGCTGCAGTCGTCGTTGGTGGCACGTCTTTAATGGGCGGGCAGGGTAAGGTCTTTGGTACTCTGATCGGCGCTTTCATTATTGCAGTGATCAAAAATGGAATGAATTTGACAGATGTGGATCCGTTTAATCAGAAGATTGTCTTGGGAGCCGTCCTTACGGTGGCGGTTCTCATCGATCGATTAAAGCGTCACACAGGATGA